A section of the Pseudomonas sp. Q1-7 genome encodes:
- a CDS encoding DUF1328 domain-containing protein: protein MLSWALTFLVIAIVAAVLGFGGIAGTAAGIAKILFVIFLVLFVVSFIMGRRAP from the coding sequence ATGTTGAGCTGGGCACTGACATTCCTGGTCATCGCCATCGTCGCCGCCGTACTCGGATTCGGCGGCATCGCCGGAACCGCCGCGGGCATCGCGAAGATCCTCTTCGTCATCTTCCTGGTGCTGTTCGTGGTGTCCTTCATCATGGGGCGCCGAGCGCCCTAG
- a CDS encoding nucleoside recognition domain-containing protein, with protein sequence MLNGLWLGFFLVAAVAALGRWIGGDPGVWAAMVDSLFAMAKLSVEVMILLFGTLTLWMGFLRIAEKAGLVDGLGRILAPLFHRLMPEVPKGHPALGLITLNFAANGLGLDNAATPIGLKAMRALQDLNPSSTTASNAQILFLVLNASSLTLLPVSIFMYRAQQGADDPTLVFLPILLATSASTLVGLLSVALVQRLRLWDPVVLAYLVPGALLLGGFMALLAGLSATALAALSSLLGNLTLFSIILMFLLVGALRRVPVYESFVEGAKEGFDVARNLLPYLVAMLCAIGVMRASGALDFGLDGIRALVEWLGWDTRFVDALPTALVKPFSGSAARAMLIETMQSHGVDSFPALIAATVQGSTETTFYVLAVYFGSVGIQRVRHAVGCALAAELAGVLAAIGVCYWFFG encoded by the coding sequence ATGCTCAACGGCCTTTGGCTGGGTTTCTTCCTGGTGGCGGCGGTGGCCGCGCTGGGGCGCTGGATCGGCGGCGACCCGGGCGTCTGGGCGGCGATGGTGGACAGCCTGTTCGCCATGGCCAAGCTCTCGGTCGAGGTGATGATCCTGCTGTTCGGCACCCTGACACTGTGGATGGGTTTCCTGCGCATCGCCGAGAAGGCCGGCCTGGTGGACGGGCTGGGACGCATCCTGGCGCCGCTGTTCCACCGCCTCATGCCGGAGGTGCCCAAGGGCCACCCGGCCCTCGGCCTGATCACCCTCAACTTCGCCGCCAATGGCCTCGGGCTGGACAACGCCGCCACCCCCATCGGCCTCAAGGCGATGCGCGCCCTGCAGGACCTCAACCCCAGCAGCACGACCGCGAGCAACGCGCAGATTCTCTTCCTGGTGCTCAACGCCTCCTCCCTGACCCTGCTGCCGGTGTCGATCTTCATGTACCGAGCCCAGCAGGGCGCCGACGACCCGACCCTGGTGTTCCTGCCCATCCTCCTGGCCACCAGCGCCTCGACCCTGGTGGGCCTGCTGTCGGTGGCCCTGGTGCAGCGCCTGCGCCTGTGGGACCCGGTGGTGCTGGCCTACCTGGTGCCCGGTGCCCTGCTCCTGGGCGGTTTCATGGCGCTGCTGGCCGGCTTGTCCGCCACCGCCCTGGCGGCGCTGTCCTCCCTGCTCGGCAACCTCACCCTGTTCAGCATCATCCTGATGTTCCTGCTGGTGGGGGCGCTGAGGCGGGTGCCGGTCTACGAAAGTTTCGTGGAGGGAGCCAAGGAAGGATTCGACGTGGCCAGGAACCTGCTGCCGTACCTCGTCGCCATGCTCTGCGCCATCGGCGTGATGCGCGCCTCCGGCGCCCTGGACTTCGGCCTGGACGGCATTCGCGCGCTGGTGGAATGGCTGGGCTGGGACACCCGCTTCGTCGACGCGCTGCCCACCGCCCTGGTCAAGCCGTTCTCCGGCAGCGCGGCCCGCGCCATGCTCATCGAAACCATGCAGAGCCACGGCGTCGACAGCTTCCCGGCACTGATCGCGGCCACGGTGCAGGGCAGCACCGAGACCACCTTCTACGTGCTCGCGGTGTACTTCGGTTCGGTGGGCATCCAGCGGGTGCGGCACGCCGTGGGCTGTGCCCTGGCGGCGGAGCTGGCCGGCGTGCTGGCGGCGATCGGCGTCTGCTACTGGTTTTTCGGCTGA
- the wrbA gene encoding NAD(P)H:quinone oxidoreductase produces MKKVLVLYYSMYGHIERMAEAVAEGARGVADVEVTLKRVPETMPEDVARKAGAKLDQAAPVATPQELADYDAILFGTPTRFGNMSAQMRNFLDQTGGLWVKGALIGKIGSVFTSTGTGGGSETTITSFWNTLAHHGMLLAGLPYSAPELTDISELRGGSPYGAATVAGSDGSRQPSAKELALAKFQGQHVATLVSRMQ; encoded by the coding sequence ATGAAGAAGGTCCTGGTGCTCTATTACTCGATGTACGGCCATATCGAGCGCATGGCGGAAGCGGTCGCCGAAGGCGCGCGCGGCGTGGCGGACGTGGAGGTGACCCTCAAGCGGGTGCCGGAAACCATGCCCGAGGACGTGGCCCGCAAGGCCGGCGCCAAGCTGGACCAGGCGGCGCCGGTGGCCACCCCGCAGGAGTTGGCGGACTACGACGCCATCCTGTTCGGCACACCGACCCGCTTCGGCAACATGAGCGCGCAGATGCGCAACTTCCTCGACCAGACCGGCGGGCTCTGGGTGAAGGGGGCGTTGATCGGCAAGATTGGCAGCGTGTTCACCTCCACCGGTACCGGCGGCGGTTCGGAAACCACCATCACGTCCTTCTGGAACACCCTGGCCCACCACGGCATGCTCCTCGCCGGCCTGCCCTATTCGGCACCGGAGCTCACCGATATCAGCGAACTGCGCGGCGGCTCACCCTATGGCGCGGCCACTGTGGCCGGCTCGGACGGTTCGCGCCAGCCCAGCGCCAAGGAGTTGGCCCTGGCGAAATTCCAGGGCCAGCATGTGGCGACCCTGGTGAGCAGGATGCAGTGA
- a CDS encoding SDR family oxidoreductase — translation MRVLITGAAGFIGQQLLAELSHRHPDWSLVATDIRPLSREGLGPNVEPALLDISQPQAVSACVRHCKPEAIVHLASVVTPPRGMSEERLRAIDVGGTRAVLDAALAEGVGQLIVTSSGAAYGYYPENAEWIDEQQPLRGHDRFAYARHKREVELLLAEARAHHPQLRQLVLRPGTILGERVNNQITELFEKRAVLGIKGHDSRFVFIWDQDVVAIIRVGLERGAQGIYNLAGDGALSMAEIAGILGKPYRPLPAGLLRTALALLKPLGLTQYGPEQLDFLRYRPVLDNRRLKEEFGYRPRYSSREAFLAFLEARGIAAHISQ, via the coding sequence GTGCGCGTCCTGATCACCGGCGCCGCCGGTTTCATCGGCCAGCAGTTGCTGGCTGAGCTGTCCCATCGCCATCCGGATTGGAGCCTGGTGGCGACGGACATCCGCCCGCTGTCCCGCGAGGGCCTCGGGCCCAACGTCGAGCCCGCGCTGCTGGATATCAGCCAGCCCCAGGCGGTAAGCGCCTGCGTGCGGCACTGCAAGCCCGAAGCCATCGTGCACCTGGCCTCGGTGGTGACCCCGCCGCGCGGCATGAGTGAAGAACGCCTGCGCGCCATCGACGTCGGCGGTACTCGCGCGGTGCTCGACGCGGCCCTGGCCGAAGGCGTCGGGCAACTGATCGTGACCAGCTCCGGCGCCGCCTACGGCTACTACCCGGAAAACGCCGAGTGGATCGACGAGCAGCAGCCGCTGCGTGGCCACGACCGGTTCGCCTATGCCCGCCACAAGCGCGAGGTGGAGCTGCTGCTGGCCGAGGCGCGCGCGCACCATCCGCAGCTGCGCCAACTGGTGCTGCGCCCCGGCACCATTCTGGGCGAGCGGGTGAACAACCAGATCACCGAGTTGTTCGAGAAACGCGCGGTACTGGGCATCAAGGGGCATGACAGCCGCTTCGTGTTCATCTGGGACCAGGACGTGGTGGCGATCATCCGCGTGGGCCTGGAGCGCGGCGCGCAGGGCATCTACAACCTGGCCGGCGACGGCGCGCTGAGCATGGCCGAGATCGCCGGCATCCTCGGCAAGCCCTACCGGCCGCTGCCCGCCGGCCTGCTGCGTACCGCCCTGGCCCTGCTCAAGCCCCTGGGCCTGACCCAGTACGGCCCGGAGCAACTGGACTTCCTGCGCTACCGCCCGGTGCTGGACAACCGCAGGCTCAAGGAAGAGTTCGGCTACCGGCCAAGGTATTCCAGCCGCGAGGCCTTCCTGGCGTTTCTCGAGGCGCGGGGCATCGCCGCGCACATTTCCCAGTAG
- a CDS encoding DUF5924 family protein yields MLLSTFKPHLLKLIELLQRHPRLVALYGFGSGMASFFLVERGARVAKVIALLLLVSWVWLMLENLFRRSVERLFGIELPPPLMRFLTQLIHQESLFFVLPFFAITTSWNSGQALFTGLLGAAALCSITDPVYNRHLAPRRWLFLAYHTLTLFAVLLAALPLILQQTTAQSYRWALGIAVALSFVSLLGVFRGQRWWRVLGLAGLILALGGLGWVARIWVPPATLWLTEVAVTPNLDNHRRTPGEGVAQVSAAELHSKGLYAYTAINAPRGLNERIYHVWRFNGREVDRIALDIRGGREAGYRAWTHKRNFPGNPAGRWQVQVLTEAGQMIGTLRFRVTPSELPPKPR; encoded by the coding sequence ATGCTGCTGTCCACCTTCAAGCCCCACCTGCTCAAGCTGATCGAGCTGCTGCAGCGCCATCCCCGGCTGGTCGCGCTCTACGGCTTCGGTTCCGGCATGGCCAGCTTCTTCCTGGTGGAGCGGGGCGCGCGGGTGGCCAAGGTGATCGCCCTCCTGCTGCTGGTGAGCTGGGTCTGGCTGATGCTGGAGAACCTGTTCCGGCGGAGTGTCGAGCGGCTCTTCGGCATCGAGCTGCCGCCGCCGCTGATGCGCTTCCTGACCCAGTTGATCCACCAGGAAAGCCTGTTCTTCGTGCTGCCGTTCTTCGCCATCACCACCAGTTGGAACAGCGGCCAGGCCCTGTTCACCGGCCTGTTGGGGGCGGCGGCGCTCTGCTCGATCACCGATCCGGTCTATAACCGCCACCTGGCGCCGCGCCGCTGGCTGTTCCTCGCCTACCACACCCTGACGCTGTTCGCCGTGCTGCTGGCGGCGCTGCCGCTGATCCTCCAGCAGACCACGGCGCAGAGCTACCGCTGGGCGCTGGGCATCGCGGTGGCGCTGTCCTTCGTCAGCCTGCTCGGGGTATTCCGCGGGCAGCGCTGGTGGCGTGTCCTGGGCCTGGCCGGTCTGATCCTGGCCCTGGGCGGGCTCGGCTGGGTGGCGCGGATCTGGGTGCCGCCGGCGACCCTCTGGCTCACCGAAGTGGCGGTGACGCCCAACCTGGACAACCACCGGCGCACGCCCGGCGAGGGCGTGGCGCAGGTGAGCGCCGCCGAATTGCACAGCAAGGGCCTCTACGCCTATACGGCGATCAACGCCCCGCGCGGGCTGAACGAACGCATCTACCACGTGTGGCGCTTCAACGGCCGCGAGGTGGACCGCATCGCCCTGGACATCCGCGGCGGCCGTGAAGCCGGCTACCGCGCCTGGACGCACAAGCGGAACTTCCCGGGCAATCCGGCGGGCCGCTGGCAGGTGCAGGTGCTGACCGAGGCGGGACAGATGATCGGCACCCTGCGCTTCCGGGTGACGCCGTCGGAGCTGCCGCCCAAGCCCCGGTGA
- a CDS encoding Na/Pi cotransporter family protein, which yields MLTLLNLLSAVALLIWGTHIVRTGVLRVYGANLRRLLSRSVRRPSLAFAAGIGVTALVQSSNATALLVSSFVAQGLILLAPALAIMLGADVGTALMARVLTLDLSWLSPLLIFFGVIFFLSRKQTRLGQLGRVAIGLGLIILALQLIIAAAEPITTAKGVKVLFSSLTGDVLLDALTGALFAMISYSSLAAVLLTATLAASKVISLKVALCLVIGANLGSGVLALLSSSLQNPAGRRVALGSLAFKLAGCALVLPLVGPLANWIDSWPISNAELVIAFHLLYNSARCALCLPLTVPMARFCDWLLPDRPQPDDVVKPRHLDPAALDTPSLALANAVRETLRMGDIVEQMLNNLLHLLRGGDPLLGKDIHRLDDDIDALYTAIKLYLARMSREDLGERDSRRWAEIIELTINLEQAGDIIERMLDDVQSKKNAQGHAFSDDGLAEIVSLHDALVDNLRLSLSVFLNGDQENAKRLRRAKQRFRILERRYAHAHVARLHQQVVQSIETSALHLGLISDMKRLNSLFCAIAYAVLDNPDAPEAVTDEQAPTEAPRYLEPEIGSHR from the coding sequence ATGCTGACCTTGCTCAACCTCCTCTCGGCCGTCGCCTTGCTCATCTGGGGCACGCACATCGTGCGAACGGGCGTTCTCCGCGTGTACGGCGCCAACCTGCGCCGCCTGCTCAGCCGCAGCGTGCGCCGCCCGTCCCTGGCCTTCGCCGCCGGCATCGGCGTCACCGCCCTGGTGCAAAGCAGCAACGCCACTGCCCTGCTGGTCAGCTCCTTCGTCGCCCAGGGCCTGATCCTGCTGGCCCCGGCCCTGGCCATCATGCTCGGCGCGGACGTCGGCACAGCGCTGATGGCGCGGGTGCTGACCCTCGACCTGTCGTGGCTGTCGCCGCTGCTGATCTTCTTCGGGGTGATTTTCTTCCTGTCGCGCAAGCAGACCCGCCTGGGCCAGCTCGGCCGGGTCGCCATCGGCCTTGGGCTGATCATCCTGGCCTTGCAGTTGATCATCGCCGCCGCCGAGCCCATCACCACCGCGAAGGGGGTGAAGGTGCTGTTTTCCTCCCTGACCGGCGATGTCTTGCTGGACGCCCTCACCGGCGCGCTGTTCGCGATGATTTCCTACTCCAGCCTGGCCGCCGTGCTGCTCACCGCCACCCTGGCCGCTTCCAAGGTGATCTCGCTGAAAGTGGCGCTCTGCCTGGTGATTGGTGCCAACCTCGGCAGCGGCGTGCTGGCCCTGCTCAGCAGCAGCCTGCAGAACCCCGCCGGGCGCCGCGTGGCCCTGGGCAGCCTGGCCTTCAAGCTGGCCGGCTGCGCGCTGGTGCTGCCGCTGGTGGGGCCGCTGGCCAACTGGATCGACAGCTGGCCGATTTCCAACGCCGAGCTGGTGATCGCCTTCCACCTGCTCTACAACAGCGCGCGTTGCGCCCTCTGCCTGCCGCTGACCGTGCCCATGGCGCGCTTCTGCGACTGGCTGCTGCCCGACCGGCCGCAGCCGGACGACGTGGTCAAGCCGCGCCACCTCGACCCCGCCGCCCTGGACACCCCCAGCCTGGCCCTCGCCAACGCGGTGCGCGAAACCCTGCGCATGGGCGATATCGTCGAGCAGATGCTGAACAACCTGCTGCATCTGCTGCGCGGCGGCGACCCGCTGCTGGGCAAGGATATCCACAGGCTGGATGACGATATCGACGCCCTCTACACCGCCATCAAGCTGTACCTGGCGCGCATGTCCCGCGAGGACCTGGGCGAGCGCGACAGCCGGCGCTGGGCGGAGATCATCGAACTGACCATCAACCTGGAGCAGGCCGGGGACATCATCGAGCGCATGCTCGACGACGTGCAGAGCAAGAAGAACGCCCAGGGCCACGCCTTCTCCGATGACGGCCTGGCGGAAATCGTCAGCCTGCACGACGCGTTGGTGGACAACCTGCGCCTGTCCCTGTCGGTCTTCCTTAATGGCGACCAGGAGAACGCCAAGCGCCTGCGTCGGGCCAAGCAGCGTTTCCGCATCCTCGAACGGCGCTATGCCCACGCCCACGTCGCGCGCCTGCACCAGCAGGTGGTGCAGAGCATCGAGACCAGCGCCCTGCACCTGGGCCTGATCAGCGACATGAAGCGCCTCAACTCGCTGTTCTGCGCCATCGCCTATGCGGTGCTGGACAATCCCGATGCGCCCGAGGCGGTGACGGACGAGCAGGCGCCGACCGAGGCGCCGCGCTACCTCGAACCGGAGATTGGCTCCCATCGCTGA
- the algB gene encoding sigma-54-dependent response regulator transcription factor AlgB: protein MEQVTESQGRILLVDDEAAILRTFRYCLEDEGYSVATASSAAQTDVLLQRQVFDLCFLDLRLGEDSGLDVLAQMRVQAPWMRVVIVTAHSAVDTAVDAMQAGAADYLVKPCSPDQLRLAAAKQLEVRQLTARLEALEGEMRRGGDGLDSQSPAMMAVLETARQVASTDANILILGESGTGKGELARAIHGWSKRAKKSFVTINCPSLSADLMESELFGHNRGAFTGASESTLGRVSQADGGTLFLDEIGDFPLSLQPKLLRFIQDKEYERVGDPVTRRADVRILAATNLDLEAMVRDGRFREDLLYRINVIALNLPPLRERHEDILDLAERFLARFVSDYVRPARAFSDEARSALLGYRWPGNVRELRNVVERASIICNQELVEVSHLGLGDAPAANSPRVGGPLSLEELERAHIAGVLASCDTLDQAARTLGIDASTLYRKRKLYGL from the coding sequence ATGGAACAGGTAACCGAGAGCCAGGGACGAATACTGCTGGTGGATGACGAGGCCGCCATCCTGCGGACCTTTCGCTACTGCCTGGAAGACGAGGGGTACAGCGTCGCCACGGCGAGCAGCGCGGCGCAGACCGACGTCCTCCTGCAGCGGCAGGTGTTCGATCTCTGCTTCCTCGATCTGCGCCTGGGCGAAGACAGCGGCCTCGATGTGTTGGCGCAGATGCGGGTACAAGCCCCCTGGATGCGGGTGGTGATCGTCACCGCGCACTCGGCGGTGGATACCGCGGTGGATGCCATGCAGGCGGGCGCCGCCGATTATCTGGTCAAGCCCTGCAGCCCGGACCAGTTGCGCCTGGCCGCGGCCAAGCAACTGGAAGTGCGCCAGCTCACCGCGCGCCTGGAGGCCCTGGAGGGCGAAATGCGTCGTGGTGGCGACGGCCTGGACTCCCAGAGCCCGGCGATGATGGCGGTGCTGGAAACCGCCCGGCAGGTCGCGAGCACCGACGCCAACATCCTCATCCTCGGCGAATCCGGCACCGGCAAGGGCGAGCTGGCCCGCGCCATCCACGGCTGGAGCAAGCGGGCGAAGAAATCCTTCGTCACCATCAACTGCCCCTCGCTGTCGGCGGACCTGATGGAAAGCGAGCTGTTCGGCCACAACCGCGGCGCCTTCACCGGTGCCAGTGAAAGCACCCTGGGACGGGTCAGCCAGGCCGACGGCGGCACCCTGTTCCTCGACGAGATCGGCGACTTCCCGCTGAGCCTGCAGCCCAAGCTGCTGCGCTTCATCCAGGACAAGGAGTACGAGCGGGTGGGCGATCCGGTGACGCGCCGCGCCGACGTGCGCATCCTCGCCGCCACCAACCTCGACCTGGAGGCGATGGTGCGCGACGGCCGCTTCCGCGAGGACCTGCTCTACCGCATCAACGTCATCGCCCTCAACCTGCCGCCGCTGCGCGAGCGCCACGAAGACATCCTCGACCTCGCCGAACGTTTCCTGGCGCGCTTCGTCAGCGACTATGTACGACCCGCGCGGGCGTTCAGCGACGAGGCGCGCTCAGCGCTGCTCGGCTACCGCTGGCCGGGCAACGTGCGCGAGCTGCGCAACGTGGTCGAGCGCGCCAGCATCATCTGCAACCAGGAGCTGGTGGAGGTGAGCCACCTGGGCCTGGGCGATGCGCCCGCCGCCAATTCGCCCCGGGTCGGCGGCCCGCTGAGCCTGGAGGAACTGGAGCGTGCGCACATCGCCGGCGTGCTGGCCAGTTGCGACACCCTCGACCAGGCCGCGCGCACCCTCGGCATC
- a CDS encoding AraC family transcriptional regulator, with amino-acid sequence MTPHAPSGPSVSASLTQAILHAATQLGLSREALLRASQLDERRLADPDARIPFTAQEALWDTIHTRLPHPEPGLAIGLALAPGQFSVLGYLLQSSPTLGDALEAELRYQRLVGEGGSLALEVRGDELWTLYRPLHPGLPATRARVLALMAFWLELMRPLLAELRLLKACFVHAAPTDVALYQQHFACPLEFEAEDYALVLPLGLRSAPLKQANPPLQAVLRQHAEALLARLPSEGLRARVVALLGAQLARGEPDRGALASSLGMSERTLQRRLADEGSSYQQLLNDTRRHLAERHLQEGRLPIADIAVLLGYSEPSVFFRAFRQWTGLTPGEYRQKHRG; translated from the coding sequence ATGACACCACATGCCCCTTCCGGCCCGTCGGTCAGCGCCAGCCTGACCCAGGCGATCCTGCATGCCGCGACCCAGCTCGGCCTGAGCCGGGAGGCGCTGCTGCGCGCCAGCCAGCTCGACGAGCGCCGCCTCGCCGACCCGGACGCACGCATCCCCTTCACGGCCCAGGAAGCGCTCTGGGACACCATCCACACGCGCCTGCCCCATCCCGAACCGGGCCTGGCCATCGGCCTCGCCCTGGCGCCGGGCCAGTTCAGCGTGCTCGGTTACCTGCTGCAGAGCAGCCCGACCCTGGGCGACGCCCTGGAGGCGGAGCTGCGCTACCAGCGCCTGGTGGGGGAGGGCGGCAGCCTGGCGCTGGAAGTGCGCGGCGACGAACTCTGGACGCTGTACCGGCCGCTGCACCCCGGCCTGCCGGCCACCCGCGCCCGGGTGCTGGCGCTGATGGCCTTCTGGCTGGAACTGATGCGCCCGCTGCTGGCCGAGTTACGCCTGCTGAAAGCCTGCTTCGTGCATGCCGCGCCCACGGACGTTGCCCTTTACCAGCAGCACTTCGCCTGCCCGCTGGAGTTCGAGGCGGAGGATTACGCCCTGGTGTTGCCCCTGGGGTTGCGCTCGGCACCGCTGAAGCAGGCCAACCCGCCCCTGCAGGCGGTGCTGCGCCAGCATGCCGAGGCCCTGCTCGCACGCTTGCCCAGCGAGGGACTGCGGGCGCGGGTGGTGGCCCTGCTGGGCGCCCAATTGGCCCGCGGCGAACCCGACCGGGGGGCCCTGGCCTCATCGCTGGGCATGAGCGAACGGACCCTGCAGCGGCGCCTGGCCGACGAAGGCAGCAGCTACCAGCAGCTGCTCAACGACACCCGCCGCCACTTGGCCGAGCGCCACCTGCAGGAAGGCCGTCTGCCCATCGCCGACATCGCCGTGCTGCTCGGCTACTCCGAACCCAGCGTGTTCTTCCGCGCCTTCCGCCAGTGGACCGGGCTGACGCCGGGGGAGTACCGGCAGAAGCACCGGGGCTGA
- a CDS encoding bile acid:sodium symporter family protein, translating to MNYDSSQQLILGLVLAAMMFGVALELRLAHFLLVAKRPLPALVGLLCQCLLLPWLTLAATLYLDLRPGLELGMLLVAACPGGNLSNIITHLARGNTALSVSVTSLSSLLAILSLPLNFAATASLNPHTAAFLHDQLSRLDVDASGIVGGLLLLLALPLLAGMLVGNLAPAFCARILPWFKRFALIAFGLFLIVAAAGNWQLLVANAGLVLLVVVGHNAGALLLGWGSSRLARLADADRRALTIEVGMQNSGLALGLILTQFGGQLDMALIAGLWGLWHIVSGLALVMLWRRSPPREQEELSCAS from the coding sequence ATGAACTACGACAGCAGTCAGCAACTGATACTCGGGCTGGTGCTCGCCGCGATGATGTTCGGCGTGGCCCTGGAGCTGCGCCTGGCTCATTTCCTCCTGGTGGCGAAGCGGCCGCTGCCGGCCCTGGTCGGGCTGCTCTGCCAGTGCCTGCTGCTGCCCTGGCTGACCCTGGCGGCGACCCTCTACCTCGACCTGCGCCCCGGCCTCGAACTGGGCATGCTGCTGGTGGCCGCCTGCCCCGGCGGCAATCTGTCCAACATCATTACCCACCTGGCGCGGGGCAACACCGCGTTGTCGGTGAGCGTCACCAGCCTGTCGAGCCTGCTGGCCATCCTCAGCCTGCCGCTGAACTTCGCCGCCACCGCCAGCCTCAATCCGCATACTGCCGCGTTTCTCCATGACCAGTTGAGCCGCCTGGACGTGGATGCCAGCGGCATTGTCGGCGGCCTGCTCCTGCTGCTGGCGCTGCCGCTATTGGCGGGGATGCTGGTGGGCAACCTGGCGCCGGCCTTCTGCGCGCGCATCCTGCCCTGGTTCAAGCGCTTCGCGCTGATCGCCTTCGGCCTGTTCCTGATCGTCGCGGCTGCGGGCAACTGGCAGTTGCTGGTGGCCAATGCCGGCTTGGTCCTGTTGGTGGTGGTCGGCCACAACGCCGGCGCCCTGCTGCTGGGCTGGGGCAGTTCGCGGCTCGCGCGCCTGGCGGACGCCGACCGCCGCGCGCTGACCATCGAAGTCGGCATGCAGAACTCCGGACTGGCCCTGGGGCTGATCCTCACCCAGTTCGGCGGCCAGTTGGACATGGCCCTGATAGCCGGCCTGTGGGGCCTCTGGCACATCGTTTCCGGGCTGGCGCTGGTGATGCTGTGGCGGCGCAGCCCGCCCCGCGAGCAGGAGGAACTGTCGTGCGCGTCCTGA